The proteins below come from a single Tsuneonella deserti genomic window:
- a CDS encoding outer membrane protein assembly factor BamB family protein, with protein sequence MTTAKALSTTGRVALALALSVGLTACAGLFGGGDKKVTPTVGNRIPILSRIESAKVDPSLAGVSVILPPATVNAEWAQAGGTAGKSYGHLALSDNLSQAWTAKIAGSSQRRRLAAAPVIGGGMLFVEDSEGVVNAFDAETGARRWTHATEVAGNLSAANFGGGVSYDQNRVYVTNGVGEVLALDASNGSEIWKVKPGGPLRGSPTIAFGSVYVMTQDNQIFALSAADGKQQWNESGSVSQTGVFGVAAPAAAQGTVIAGYSSGELVAYRYENGRSLWSDALARTSMSTEVGALTDIDADPIIDSGRVYALGQGGRMAAYELVTGQRIWELNLAGISTPAVAGEWIFTLTDDARLLAIARGNGKIRWITDLGQWRNVEKKKDPIFWTGPVLAGGQLWVGNSLGQVYRVSPGEGAATLFQDVKAPISLAPVVANNTLYLLDDDGVIHAYR encoded by the coding sequence ATGACGACCGCCAAGGCTCTTTCCACCACCGGCCGCGTCGCCCTGGCGCTGGCCCTTTCCGTCGGGCTAACGGCCTGCGCGGGGCTGTTCGGCGGCGGCGACAAGAAGGTCACGCCGACCGTGGGCAACCGCATCCCGATCCTTTCGCGGATTGAGAGCGCCAAAGTCGATCCCTCTCTTGCCGGGGTTTCCGTGATCCTGCCGCCCGCGACCGTTAACGCGGAGTGGGCCCAGGCTGGCGGCACCGCGGGCAAGTCGTACGGCCACCTCGCGCTGAGCGATAACCTGAGTCAGGCCTGGACCGCGAAGATCGCTGGATCGAGCCAGCGGCGCCGGTTGGCGGCGGCGCCGGTCATTGGCGGCGGTATGCTTTTCGTCGAAGACAGCGAAGGCGTCGTCAACGCCTTCGACGCGGAGACCGGTGCGCGCCGCTGGACCCACGCAACCGAAGTCGCCGGTAATCTCAGCGCCGCCAACTTCGGCGGCGGTGTTAGTTACGATCAGAACCGCGTTTACGTCACCAACGGCGTGGGCGAGGTGCTCGCCCTCGATGCTTCCAATGGCAGCGAGATCTGGAAGGTCAAGCCGGGCGGGCCGCTTCGCGGTTCGCCGACGATCGCGTTCGGCTCGGTCTATGTCATGACACAGGACAACCAGATTTTCGCCCTCTCCGCGGCCGACGGCAAGCAGCAGTGGAACGAGTCCGGCTCGGTATCCCAGACGGGCGTGTTCGGGGTCGCCGCTCCGGCCGCGGCGCAGGGGACGGTCATCGCCGGTTACTCGAGCGGCGAACTCGTCGCCTACCGCTACGAGAATGGCCGTTCGCTGTGGTCCGATGCGCTTGCCCGCACCTCGATGTCGACCGAAGTCGGCGCGCTGACCGACATCGATGCCGACCCGATCATCGATTCCGGGCGGGTTTACGCGCTCGGGCAGGGCGGACGCATGGCCGCCTACGAGCTCGTTACCGGCCAGCGCATCTGGGAACTGAACCTGGCCGGCATCTCCACCCCGGCGGTCGCGGGCGAGTGGATCTTCACCCTGACCGACGACGCGCGCCTGCTGGCGATCGCGCGCGGAAACGGCAAGATCCGCTGGATCACCGACCTCGGTCAGTGGCGCAACGTCGAGAAGAAGAAGGACCCGATCTTCTGGACCGGCCCGGTGCTCGCCGGCGGACAACTGTGGGTCGGCAACTCGCTGGGCCAGGTCTATCGTGTCAGCCCGGGCGAAGGGGCGGCGACGCTGTTCCAGGATGTGAAGGCGCCGATCAGCCTGGCGCCGGTGGTGGCCAACAACACGCTCTACCTTCTCGACGACGATGGAGTCATCCACGCCTATCGCTGA
- a CDS encoding methyltransferase family protein, translating into MSPSDNRRAAARPQSDVSPWVGLAGLCGLFAWFLVCRHWPQVADGLGIPGPRARLAGPYAALTAMIWSVLPMIAVSILVDRVHLRPSTGIDWNSPRPLGETLRISLLKIGALWVTWIIIAGIYCLGRWYWAEPYLFAMGVLKAAAFPMFVLAVPYVLWLDRYMIEPRDHAWHFGAMMTGRRDFDPDEVKRHWRAWIIKGFFGAFMISILPGGWQAAVEADYAAMLGDPGALGMALITLLFLIDVQIGTVGYLVTFRPLDAHIRSGNPLLAGWVAALMCYPPFVFTFMGNGMLGYEGGTPGRGDANWTVWLASHPTLMWLWAALLVALTAIYAWATFAFGLRFSNLTYRGVLTGGPYRFSRHPAYLSKNSFWWLSTLPFLVVNGSLVDMVRNTVCLGAVGAIYYWRARTEEAHLWAEDAKYRAYHAWMNEHGLVTAPLVRLKRALRSRAGAAMPAPAE; encoded by the coding sequence ATGAGCCCGTCCGATAACCGCCGCGCCGCAGCACGCCCGCAGAGCGACGTTTCGCCGTGGGTCGGGCTGGCCGGGCTGTGCGGCCTGTTCGCGTGGTTCCTCGTCTGCCGACATTGGCCGCAAGTGGCCGACGGGCTGGGCATTCCCGGGCCCCGCGCGCGTCTGGCGGGTCCTTATGCCGCGCTGACAGCGATGATCTGGTCGGTCCTCCCGATGATTGCGGTTTCCATCCTCGTCGACCGGGTGCACCTGCGCCCCTCGACCGGCATCGACTGGAACAGTCCTCGCCCCTTGGGCGAAACCTTGCGCATATCGCTGCTCAAGATCGGCGCGCTGTGGGTCACGTGGATCATCATCGCCGGTATCTACTGCCTCGGCCGGTGGTATTGGGCGGAACCCTACCTCTTTGCGATGGGGGTGTTGAAGGCGGCCGCCTTCCCGATGTTCGTGCTCGCGGTGCCATACGTCCTTTGGCTCGACCGTTACATGATCGAGCCGCGCGACCATGCGTGGCATTTCGGCGCCATGATGACCGGGCGCCGGGATTTCGACCCGGACGAGGTGAAGCGCCACTGGCGCGCGTGGATCATCAAGGGTTTCTTCGGCGCATTCATGATCTCCATCCTGCCGGGCGGTTGGCAGGCCGCGGTCGAGGCCGATTACGCCGCGATGCTGGGCGATCCGGGGGCGCTCGGCATGGCTCTGATTACCTTGCTGTTTCTGATCGACGTGCAGATCGGCACCGTCGGCTATCTCGTCACCTTCCGTCCTCTCGATGCGCATATCCGCAGCGGCAATCCGCTGCTCGCCGGCTGGGTGGCTGCGCTGATGTGCTATCCGCCCTTCGTGTTCACCTTCATGGGCAACGGGATGCTCGGCTACGAAGGGGGGACACCGGGGAGGGGTGACGCCAACTGGACGGTCTGGCTCGCCAGCCATCCAACCTTGATGTGGCTGTGGGCGGCACTCCTGGTGGCGCTCACGGCGATCTACGCCTGGGCGACGTTCGCTTTTGGCCTGCGGTTCTCGAATCTGACCTATCGCGGTGTCCTGACGGGCGGACCGTACCGCTTCAGCCGTCATCCGGCCTACCTTTCGAAGAACAGCTTCTGGTGGCTGTCGACGCTGCCGTTCCTGGTGGTGAACGGATCGCTGGTGGATATGGTGCGTAACACCGTCTGCCTGGGCGCGGTCGGCGCAATTTACTACTGGCGCGCGCGGACGGAAGAGGCACACCTGTGGGCCGAGGATGCGAAGTACCGCGCCTACCACGCCTGGATGAACGAGCACGGGCTGGTCACCGCGCCGCTTGTGCGGCTCAAGCGCGCGCTGCGCAGCCGCGCCGGCGCAGCAATGCCGGCGCCCGCGGAATAA
- a CDS encoding putative quinol monooxygenase — MILVVGTVRVPEEAFDSARPAMERMIAETRKEDGCIRYAFARDLVDPGLMHVSEAWRDRDALTAHAKSDHMREWQAAIGSVGVSERNLRLYDTDEGVAL, encoded by the coding sequence ATGATACTTGTGGTCGGCACGGTGAGGGTTCCCGAAGAGGCGTTCGACAGCGCCCGCCCGGCGATGGAGCGCATGATTGCCGAGACCCGCAAGGAAGACGGCTGCATCCGCTACGCATTCGCGCGCGATCTCGTTGATCCGGGCCTGATGCACGTGTCCGAGGCGTGGCGCGACCGTGATGCGCTGACGGCTCACGCGAAATCGGACCATATGCGCGAATGGCAGGCCGCGATCGGCTCGGTCGGCGTCAGCGAGCGGAACCTGCGGCTCTACGATACCGACGAAGGGGTGGCACTCTAG
- a CDS encoding glutamate--cysteine ligase, with translation MSTRQASDADDPIIERREQLIAPMARGEKPKDAWRIGTEHEKLVFRRRDHAAPSYDEPAGIRQILLEMQAFGWKPVEENGNIIALTGPDGAISLEPAGQLELSGAPLRSLHETCAETGRHLDQVKSIGERLDIGFLGLGMWPDKTRQELPVMPKGRYEIMMRHMPRVGSLGLDMMLRTCTIQTNLDYSSEADMAQKFRVSLALQPLATALFANSPFTQGKPNGYLSYRSHIWSDTDPHRTGMLPFVFEQGFGYEAYVDYMLDVPMYFVFRDGKYIDAAGLSFRDFLDGRLAVLPGEKPRQSDWWDHLSTAFPEVRLKSFLEMRGADGGPWNRICALPALWVGLLYDQGALDAAWDLVKSWTMEEREVLRNAVPKLGLDAPVAGGRTLRDIAPEALRIARQGLVSRAMLNSGGDNESGFLETLDEIVASGKVPAQRLLDLYHGEWNGDISRVYEQSF, from the coding sequence ATGAGCACCCGCCAGGCTTCGGACGCCGACGATCCCATCATCGAGCGCCGCGAGCAGCTCATCGCACCCATGGCCCGCGGGGAGAAGCCGAAGGACGCCTGGCGCATCGGCACCGAGCATGAAAAGCTCGTCTTCCGCCGCCGCGATCACGCCGCGCCGTCCTACGACGAGCCCGCAGGTATTCGCCAGATCCTGTTGGAAATGCAGGCTTTCGGCTGGAAGCCGGTCGAGGAGAACGGCAACATCATTGCCCTCACCGGGCCGGATGGCGCGATCAGCCTGGAGCCTGCGGGGCAGCTCGAACTGTCGGGCGCACCGCTGCGTTCGCTGCATGAAACTTGCGCCGAAACCGGCCGCCATCTCGACCAAGTCAAGTCGATCGGCGAGCGGCTCGACATCGGTTTCCTCGGCCTCGGCATGTGGCCGGACAAGACCCGCCAAGAGCTGCCCGTGATGCCAAAGGGGCGCTACGAGATCATGATGCGGCACATGCCGCGCGTCGGCAGCCTTGGCCTCGACATGATGCTGCGCACTTGCACCATCCAGACCAACCTCGACTATTCGAGCGAGGCCGACATGGCGCAGAAGTTCCGCGTCAGCCTCGCGCTACAGCCCCTTGCCACCGCACTGTTCGCGAACTCGCCCTTCACCCAAGGCAAGCCTAACGGATACCTTAGCTACCGCAGCCACATCTGGTCCGACACCGACCCCCACCGCACCGGCATGCTGCCCTTCGTGTTCGAGCAGGGCTTCGGGTACGAGGCCTACGTCGATTACATGCTCGACGTGCCGATGTACTTCGTCTTCCGAGACGGGAAGTACATCGACGCGGCAGGGCTGAGCTTCCGCGATTTCCTCGACGGCAGGCTGGCGGTCCTGCCCGGTGAGAAACCGCGCCAGTCCGATTGGTGGGATCACCTCTCCACCGCGTTCCCCGAGGTGCGCCTCAAGTCCTTCCTCGAGATGCGTGGCGCGGACGGCGGTCCGTGGAACCGCATCTGCGCGCTGCCGGCACTGTGGGTGGGCCTCCTATACGATCAGGGGGCACTCGATGCCGCATGGGATCTCGTCAAGAGCTGGACGATGGAGGAGCGCGAGGTCCTGCGCAACGCGGTGCCGAAGCTCGGCCTCGACGCGCCGGTCGCGGGTGGCCGGACTTTGCGCGATATCGCGCCCGAAGCACTGCGGATCGCGCGCCAGGGCCTCGTTTCGCGCGCGATGCTCAACAGCGGCGGCGACAACGAGAGCGGTTTCCTCGAAACCCTCGACGAGATCGTCGCAAGCGGCAAAGTCCCGGCCCAGCGCTTGCTCGATCTTTATCACGGCGAGTGGAACGGCGATATCAGCCGGGTCTACGAACAAAGCTTCTGA
- the ubiA gene encoding 4-hydroxybenzoate octaprenyltransferase — protein MNETIVPDSEHRGLVARLPQRLRDLAMLARFDRPIGWWLLFWPCAWGVWLAGAGWQPGLLAWMLLGAIAMRGAGCVYNDIVDADLDRQVARTAQRPVASGRVPVRVAWGWLLALAAAGLLVLLQLRWQSQFVALASLALVAAYPFMKRVTWWPQAWLGLVFTWGALVGWIEIRSDHVEVMAALYAGAFFWCMGYDTIYALQDREDDALVGIRSSALRLGRHVRGGVAGFYAAAVALWLLAFWLLRGDPLALVALAPAALHLAWQVATLDPADPDNPLERFRSNRVAGALVAAACLVVGNA, from the coding sequence GTGAACGAGACGATCGTCCCCGACAGCGAGCACCGTGGCCTTGTCGCCCGCCTGCCGCAGCGCCTGCGCGACCTGGCCATGCTGGCCCGCTTCGACCGGCCAATCGGCTGGTGGCTGCTGTTCTGGCCCTGCGCCTGGGGCGTCTGGCTCGCCGGAGCGGGCTGGCAGCCCGGACTGCTCGCGTGGATGCTGCTCGGCGCCATCGCCATGCGCGGGGCAGGCTGCGTGTACAACGACATCGTCGATGCCGACCTCGACCGGCAGGTGGCGCGCACTGCGCAGCGTCCCGTCGCAAGCGGGCGAGTCCCGGTCCGGGTCGCATGGGGCTGGCTTCTCGCCCTTGCAGCAGCCGGTCTTCTGGTGCTGCTGCAACTGCGCTGGCAGTCGCAGTTCGTCGCGCTGGCCAGCCTCGCCCTCGTAGCAGCCTATCCATTCATGAAGCGGGTCACCTGGTGGCCGCAGGCGTGGCTCGGTCTGGTATTCACCTGGGGCGCGTTGGTGGGATGGATCGAGATACGCTCCGATCACGTGGAGGTCATGGCCGCTCTCTACGCTGGGGCGTTCTTCTGGTGCATGGGCTACGATACGATCTATGCGCTGCAGGACCGGGAGGATGACGCGCTGGTCGGCATCCGCTCGAGCGCGCTCAGGCTGGGGCGCCATGTGCGCGGCGGCGTGGCGGGCTTTTATGCCGCCGCGGTCGCGCTGTGGCTGCTGGCGTTCTGGCTGCTGCGCGGCGACCCGTTGGCGCTTGTTGCCCTCGCGCCCGCCGCGCTTCACCTCGCCTGGCAGGTGGCGACGCTCGACCCTGCCGATCCGGACAATCCGCTCGAACGCTTCCGCTCGAACCGCGTGGCGGGAGCGTTGGTCGCGGCGGCCTGCCTTGTGGTGGGCAACGCCTGA
- a CDS encoding SOS response-associated peptidase, with protein MCNLYRMTRNADEVARLFDAVNEAAGANFGTEVYPGYPGLVVAEGRVRQMAWGFPVVLKGKQGQPLKPKPVNNARDDKLLTGFWRESFVKRRCLIPVSHWAEAEGESGRMTRTWYGLAGHELFATAGVWRTTAEWGDAYSMVMSDACSQMADVHDRMPVVLSSEHWDIWQHGTADEALRLVRTCDLELTVERTEERWAGRPRPAAPKQPSLL; from the coding sequence ATGTGCAACCTCTATCGGATGACCAGGAATGCCGACGAGGTCGCGAGATTGTTCGACGCTGTGAACGAAGCTGCGGGCGCTAACTTCGGGACGGAAGTCTATCCCGGCTATCCGGGTCTGGTAGTGGCCGAGGGCCGCGTGCGGCAGATGGCCTGGGGCTTCCCGGTGGTGCTCAAGGGCAAGCAGGGCCAGCCATTGAAACCCAAGCCGGTCAACAACGCGCGGGACGACAAGCTGCTGACCGGGTTCTGGCGCGAAAGTTTCGTCAAGCGCCGCTGCCTGATCCCCGTCAGCCACTGGGCCGAGGCGGAGGGTGAGAGCGGGCGAATGACCCGGACGTGGTATGGCCTCGCCGGTCACGAGCTGTTCGCGACCGCCGGCGTTTGGCGGACTACCGCGGAGTGGGGCGATGCATATTCGATGGTCATGTCGGACGCATGCAGCCAGATGGCCGACGTGCACGACCGGATGCCGGTGGTGCTTTCCAGCGAGCACTGGGATATTTGGCAGCATGGCACAGCCGACGAAGCGCTGCGCCTGGTGCGAACGTGCGATCTTGAATTGACGGTAGAGCGAACGGAGGAGCGGTGGGCGGGGCGGCCCAGGCCCGCCGCGCCCAAGCAACCCTCGCTGCTCTAG
- a CDS encoding SixA phosphatase family protein, producing the protein MPKLLGLLRHAKSDWDDIGMRDFDRGLNARGVRGAKLIGEHIRQHGVRWDLLIASPAARVQRTLEAALPALSPHYDKRLYLADADTLLEVLRGAGDADSVLIAGHNPGLQDLLFALVPPSEENDLFDEASIKFPTASFAVLELAIDDWSNLAKETGKLVHFARPRDLDPTLGPELA; encoded by the coding sequence CTGCCCAAGCTGCTCGGCCTGCTGCGCCACGCCAAGTCCGACTGGGACGACATCGGGATGCGCGATTTCGACCGTGGTCTGAACGCACGCGGCGTGCGCGGGGCTAAGCTGATCGGGGAGCATATCCGACAACACGGGGTGCGCTGGGACCTGCTCATCGCAAGCCCCGCCGCCCGGGTGCAGCGTACGCTGGAAGCGGCGCTGCCCGCTCTCTCGCCGCACTACGACAAACGCCTTTATCTCGCAGATGCGGACACACTGCTCGAAGTGTTGCGGGGCGCGGGCGATGCCGATTCCGTGCTGATCGCCGGTCACAACCCCGGCCTTCAGGACCTGCTCTTCGCGCTGGTGCCGCCGAGCGAGGAGAACGACCTGTTCGACGAGGCTTCGATCAAGTTCCCCACCGCTTCGTTCGCGGTGCTCGAACTGGCGATCGACGACTGGTCGAACCTGGCCAAGGAGACCGGGAAGCTGGTGCACTTTGCCCGGCCGCGGGATCTCGACCCGACGCTGGGCCCCGAACTGGCCTAG
- a CDS encoding ATP-dependent DNA helicase, translated as MIEPLVLPALHASHAGTWLREGTTTRGCGKGEAVMAAADTPLLLLNAPLVATRLGYPDLSGLDLLELFAFVHPARFAVPTPKGLAHALGMEEPAGDDAVPAFLQVAAGRMIATCQREDWPEREGAWSTLQSLVRMRWPWAQVLVHHIRKPERAERWLFARLPEWEEAPERPAPGHVLIEEEEVEARLARLTGEGAEAREGQRRYAREAGGVFAPRPKRGTPHLLLAQAGTGIGKTLGYLAPAHLWSEKSGGTVWVSTYTKNLQRQLRRESARAWPANRQDGSRPVVVRKGRENYLCLLNLEDALQGGFGGRAAILAQLVARWAAFSQDGDMIGGDLPGWLGTLFRKRGIAALTDQRGECVYAGCPHYRKCFIEHAARASAQADLVIANHALVMVNAARGRDHAQRPTRIVFDEGHHVFEAADSTFAAALTGAEAIELRRWIVGPEKQSRGRRRGLAARLADVASYDEAGGNAVEAALAAAQALPSDGWLQRLVDGTPAGPIEALLGAVRAVTFARDESGGQDAGYGLETEAAGLDGPIVELAGQAAGALAAIRSPLLRLGGRLEAILADPPDWLDAQGRARIEGARHSLTWRCDLLAAWESLLDRLGGPGDPEFVDWLAVERNPNSSSGAREFDVGLHRHWLDPMKPFAQVVLEPSDGVMLTSATLKDGPDWEAAVARSGAAHIDAVPRTSEAQSPFDYAANAEVLIVTDIQRGDIPALAGAYGRIIEACSGGVLGLFTAIRRLRAVHGRIADRLARSGLPLYAQHVDPIDTGTLVDIFRDDPAASLLGTDALRDGVDVPGRSLRCVVMEQVPWPRPTILHKARRAAGGGSAYDDRIIRARLAQAFGRLIRSKDDRGHFVVLSPAFPSRLLTAFPPGTPIVRCTLDEALQRVATGVSASAESAEAPQIGMK; from the coding sequence GTGATCGAGCCGCTCGTCCTTCCCGCGCTGCACGCCAGTCACGCCGGCACCTGGCTACGCGAGGGGACCACCACCCGCGGCTGCGGCAAGGGGGAGGCGGTAATGGCGGCGGCCGATACTCCGCTGCTGCTGCTCAACGCGCCGCTGGTGGCGACGCGGCTGGGCTATCCCGACCTGTCCGGTCTCGATCTGCTCGAACTGTTTGCCTTCGTTCATCCGGCCCGCTTCGCCGTGCCGACGCCCAAGGGGCTGGCCCACGCACTCGGCATGGAAGAGCCCGCTGGCGACGACGCGGTGCCTGCGTTCCTGCAAGTCGCCGCGGGGAGGATGATCGCGACCTGTCAAAGAGAGGATTGGCCAGAGCGCGAAGGCGCGTGGTCCACACTCCAGTCGCTCGTACGGATGCGCTGGCCGTGGGCGCAAGTGCTCGTCCATCATATCCGCAAGCCCGAGCGCGCGGAGCGCTGGCTGTTCGCCCGCTTGCCCGAATGGGAAGAAGCGCCCGAGCGCCCCGCCCCCGGTCACGTGCTTATCGAGGAGGAGGAAGTGGAGGCCCGCCTTGCCCGCCTGACCGGCGAAGGGGCGGAAGCGCGCGAGGGACAGCGGCGCTATGCCCGGGAAGCCGGCGGCGTGTTCGCTCCGCGGCCCAAGCGGGGGACACCGCACCTGCTTCTGGCGCAGGCCGGGACCGGCATTGGCAAGACCCTTGGCTACCTCGCCCCCGCGCACCTGTGGAGCGAGAAATCGGGCGGGACCGTGTGGGTCAGCACCTACACCAAGAACCTCCAGCGCCAGCTTCGCCGCGAAAGCGCGCGAGCGTGGCCTGCCAACCGGCAGGACGGCAGCCGGCCGGTGGTGGTCCGCAAGGGGCGCGAGAACTACCTCTGCCTCCTGAACCTCGAGGATGCGCTGCAGGGCGGATTCGGCGGTCGCGCGGCGATCCTGGCGCAACTCGTCGCGCGCTGGGCGGCGTTCAGCCAGGACGGCGACATGATCGGCGGCGACCTGCCCGGCTGGCTCGGGACGCTCTTCCGCAAGCGAGGGATCGCGGCGCTGACAGACCAGCGCGGCGAGTGCGTCTATGCCGGATGCCCGCACTACCGGAAGTGCTTCATCGAGCATGCCGCGCGCGCCTCGGCCCAAGCGGACCTGGTGATCGCCAACCACGCGCTTGTCATGGTCAACGCGGCGCGCGGGCGCGACCATGCGCAGCGGCCAACGCGCATCGTGTTCGACGAGGGCCACCATGTCTTCGAGGCGGCCGATTCCACGTTTGCCGCGGCGCTGACCGGGGCCGAGGCGATCGAGTTGCGGCGGTGGATCGTCGGACCGGAGAAACAGTCGCGGGGCCGCCGCCGGGGGCTCGCAGCGCGGCTAGCCGATGTCGCAAGCTATGACGAAGCGGGCGGAAATGCGGTCGAGGCCGCGCTTGCCGCGGCGCAAGCTCTCCCGTCGGACGGCTGGCTCCAGCGATTGGTGGACGGCACGCCCGCGGGCCCGATCGAGGCGCTGCTTGGTGCGGTGCGCGCGGTGACCTTCGCCCGTGACGAAAGCGGCGGCCAGGATGCGGGCTATGGGCTCGAGACCGAAGCGGCAGGGCTCGACGGACCGATCGTCGAACTAGCCGGCCAGGCGGCCGGGGCGCTCGCGGCGATACGCTCGCCCCTGTTGCGGCTGGGCGGGCGGCTCGAAGCCATTCTGGCGGACCCGCCCGACTGGCTCGACGCGCAGGGCCGCGCGCGCATCGAAGGGGCGCGTCATTCGCTGACCTGGCGCTGCGACCTCCTGGCGGCGTGGGAATCGCTGCTCGACCGGCTTGGCGGGCCCGGCGATCCGGAGTTCGTCGACTGGCTGGCGGTCGAGCGAAACCCCAATTCCTCCAGCGGTGCGCGCGAGTTCGACGTCGGCCTGCACCGACACTGGCTCGACCCGATGAAGCCGTTCGCACAAGTCGTTCTCGAGCCGTCGGACGGGGTGATGCTGACCAGCGCGACCCTGAAGGACGGGCCCGACTGGGAAGCTGCCGTGGCGCGCAGCGGCGCGGCGCACATCGACGCGGTGCCGCGCACGTCCGAAGCGCAAAGCCCGTTCGACTACGCCGCAAACGCCGAAGTGCTGATCGTCACCGATATCCAGCGCGGCGACATACCGGCGCTCGCGGGTGCCTATGGCCGGATTATCGAGGCGTGCAGTGGCGGTGTGCTGGGCCTGTTCACCGCGATCCGGCGGCTTCGCGCGGTGCACGGGCGAATCGCCGACCGGCTCGCCCGGTCGGGCCTGCCGCTCTATGCGCAGCATGTCGACCCGATCGATACCGGCACCCTGGTCGACATTTTCCGCGACGATCCGGCGGCCTCGCTTCTCGGCACCGACGCGTTGCGGGACGGAGTGGACGTGCCGGGCCGCTCCTTGCGGTGCGTGGTGATGGAGCAGGTCCCCTGGCCGCGGCCGACGATCCTGCACAAGGCGCGCCGGGCGGCGGGCGGCGGGAGCGCATATGACGACCGCATCATCCGCGCGCGGCTCGCCCAGGCGTTCGGGCGGCTGATCCGATCCAAGGACGACCGGGGGCACTTCGTCGTCCTCTCGCCCGCTTTTCCAAGCCGGTTGCTGACCGCCTTCCCGCCCGGTACGCCGATCGTCCGCTGCACCCTCGACGAGGCTTTACAACGCGTCGCAACCGGTGTTTCCGCGAGTGCAGAGTCGGCCGAAGCGCCGCAAATCGGGATGAAGTGA
- a CDS encoding lysine--tRNA ligase — MTDTVLIEAARVSKAWPFEEARKLLKRYPDGLRPDGQPVLFETGYGPSGLPHIGTFQEVLRTTLVRRAFEALTGGAPTRLVAFSDDMDGLRKVPDNVPNADLLAQHLGKPLSRIPDPFEAGFPSFAAHNNAKLRAFLDEFSFDYEFVSSSEMYTSGRFDHALRGVLTQYQAIMDIMLPTLRAERAATYSPVLPVSPTSGAVLQVPVEVVDAEAGMIRFADEDGATVEQSVFGGQAKLQWKVDWAMRWVALGVDYEMYGKDLTDSGIQSGKIAQVLGGRKPEGLIYELFLDANGEKISKSRGNGLTIEEWLTYGTPESLGFYIFPNPKSAKSLHAGVIPRAVDDYWQFRGALANQPLDKQLGNPVWHLLGVTDPARQGAGDTQPVTYSLLLNLVGVLGAAATRDQVWSYLGNYVKDATPAAHPELDRLVGAALAYNHDFIAPGLVHAAPSENEAAALRALDAELAAMEPGASPEDLQTMVYEIGKREEFGFASLRDWFQALYRTLLGSDQGPRMGSFIALYGIANTRRLIAEALQRQPGV, encoded by the coding sequence ATGACCGATACCGTCCTGATCGAAGCCGCCCGCGTGTCCAAGGCCTGGCCGTTCGAGGAGGCGCGCAAGCTGTTGAAGCGCTATCCGGACGGCCTCCGTCCGGACGGGCAGCCGGTGCTTTTCGAAACCGGCTACGGCCCCAGCGGCCTGCCGCACATCGGCACTTTCCAGGAAGTGCTGCGGACCACGCTGGTGCGGCGCGCGTTCGAGGCTCTGACCGGCGGTGCGCCCACGCGGCTGGTGGCGTTTTCCGACGACATGGACGGGCTGCGAAAGGTGCCAGACAACGTACCCAATGCCGACCTGCTCGCGCAGCACCTCGGCAAGCCCCTGTCGCGCATTCCCGACCCGTTCGAAGCGGGCTTTCCCAGCTTCGCGGCACACAACAATGCCAAGCTGCGGGCCTTCCTCGACGAGTTCTCCTTCGACTACGAGTTCGTCTCCTCGAGCGAGATGTACACCTCGGGCCGTTTCGACCATGCACTGCGTGGCGTGCTGACCCAGTACCAGGCGATCATGGACATCATGCTGCCCACGCTGAGGGCCGAGCGGGCGGCGACATATTCGCCGGTCCTGCCGGTCAGCCCCACTTCCGGCGCGGTGCTGCAGGTACCGGTGGAAGTGGTGGACGCCGAAGCGGGCATGATCCGCTTTGCCGACGAAGATGGCGCCACGGTGGAACAGAGCGTGTTCGGCGGTCAGGCCAAGCTTCAGTGGAAAGTCGACTGGGCGATGCGCTGGGTCGCGCTGGGCGTCGATTACGAGATGTACGGCAAGGACTTGACCGACAGCGGGATACAGTCGGGCAAGATCGCGCAGGTGCTTGGGGGGCGGAAGCCGGAAGGGCTGATCTACGAGCTGTTCCTCGATGCCAACGGCGAAAAGATTTCCAAGTCGCGCGGCAACGGGCTGACGATCGAGGAGTGGCTGACTTACGGCACCCCCGAGTCGCTCGGGTTCTACATCTTCCCCAATCCGAAGAGCGCCAAGAGCCTGCACGCGGGAGTGATCCCGCGCGCGGTCGACGATTACTGGCAGTTCCGCGGCGCGCTGGCAAACCAACCACTGGACAAGCAGCTGGGCAACCCGGTGTGGCACCTGCTTGGCGTGACCGACCCGGCACGCCAGGGCGCGGGCGATACCCAGCCGGTGACCTATTCGTTGCTGCTCAATCTGGTGGGAGTGCTCGGCGCCGCGGCAACCAGGGACCAGGTCTGGTCCTACCTCGGCAATTATGTGAAGGATGCTACTCCCGCCGCTCATCCGGAACTCGACCGGCTGGTGGGCGCGGCACTCGCCTACAACCACGATTTCATCGCGCCGGGGCTAGTCCATGCGGCACCAAGCGAGAACGAGGCGGCTGCCCTGCGCGCGCTCGACGCGGAACTGGCGGCGATGGAACCGGGAGCGTCGCCGGAGGACCTGCAGACAATGGTCTACGAGATCGGCAAGCGGGAGGAATTCGGCTTCGCATCGCTGCGCGACTGGTTTCAGGCGCTTTATCGTACTTTGCTCGGCAGCGATCAGGGGCCGCGCATGGGCAGTTTCATCGCCCTTTACGGGATCGCCAACACCCGCCGCCTGATCGCCGAGGCGCTGCAGCGTCAGCCGGGCGTATGA